The window TGTTCTTGCCAATAAATTGAATGGCAGCGAAAACATCGAAATTTTACTTGAGGAAGGAGCAAGGCGGCTTTTGCGCGATGAAGCTTCCCGCAGCGTGATCCTCAAGCGCACCCGCGTCGATTTTTCTCTGCTCGATGCAACTGGCGAGGACAATGACATATGAACACTGACTTAAACAGCAAAGCACTCGCCTCCGTATGGTCACCAGCGGCGCAGCAACTCTCTTTTCGCAAACTGATGACCGCCTTCTCCTTCCCTGGCCGTATTGAAGCCATGACGCCGGAAATCCAGAACAAGGATTTCACCGTGTTGCGCATGATTTTGGCAACCTTGACCGATGGAGAAGTCACCGTCGCCGACCCGCATCACATGATTGACGATCATGACTGGTCAAAACTTGAGACAAACAGGGAGACACCGGAAAAAGCGCGGTTCATCGTCGCTCGCGGCGACATTGCACCGATGTTTTCTCCCGGCCTCGGTTCTCTGGAGTGCCCCGAAATGGGAGCGACCATCATTCTGCGTGTTGAACACCTCGGCCGGGGCGAACCTCTGGTATTGCGAGGCCCTGGAATTCAATCGGTAAAGGAAGTCGCCTGCTCGGGCCTGGGCGCGGCCTGGTTGTGCAAGCGGCAGGAGTGGAATGGTGCGTTTCCCCTGGGGGTGGACATGATTCTCTTCGACGCGTCGCGAGTCATTGCCTTGCCGCGCACCACCCGGATCACGACAAAGGAAGGAAAATCATGGGATATGTAGCGATCAAAGGTGGCGGCATCGCCATCAAGGGGTCACAGGAAGCGCTTGAAGCGCTGCGTGCCGCCGAGGGAGAGCAGGGCGTTCCTCTTTCTCTTTCAGCCATCGAGAATCAATTGCGTCTGCTCACCTCACGAATCGTTTCCGAAGGTGGGCTGTACCACCCGCGCCTGGCCGCCCTGGCGATCAAACAGATGCAAGGGGACACGCTTGAGGCGGCATTCGCCCTGCGTGCCTATCGTTCCACCAAGCCGCGCCTGATGTCGACGCCGGTACAGGAGACCAGTCGCATGCGTGTCATCCGTCGCATTTCCAGCGCCTTTAAGGACATACCAGGAGGGCAGATGCTGGGGCCGACCTATGATTATGCGCTGCGATTGATGCGGATCGACCTGGCGGATGAGTCTCCCGAGGTATTTCGGGAAATCGCCGCGAAGTTCATGGCCGACACTCCGGGCGATGCTTTGCCGGAAACCTTTCCCAAGGTTGTGGAGGCGCTGCGCAAGGACGGCTTGCTGCCGAAAGCCCCTGCCCACGACATCGAGCCTTTCGACATTACGAGAGAACCCCTCATTTTCCCCATTCCGCGCTCGGCGGTGCTGTCGAGCATGGCGCGGGCCGAGACCGGATCGCTCCTCGCCCTCGCCTATTCCAACATGCGGGGTTATGGCGACATTCATCCGACCATCGCCGAACTGCGCGTCGGTTATCTCCCGGTTTACTTACCCCATCCGGTAACAGGGGAAGAGATTGAGGCCGGCGAGGTGCTGATCACGGAATGCGAGGTGGTCGCCATGTATGAAAACAGCGACAACAAGAGCAAGCCGGTGTTCACGCTCGGCTACGGAGCCTGCTTTGGTCACAACGAAACCAAGGCCATATCCATGGCGGTACTGGATCGCGCCCTGCAAAAGGGCATGAAGGAAGGTCCGACGAATCCGTCGGAAGATCCGGAATTTGTTGTCCTGCATGTCGACGGCGTGGATTCCATGGGGTTCGCGAACCATTACAAGATGCCGCACTATGTGACGTTCCAGTCGGATATGGACCGGTTGCGCACGACCCAGGCGAAAGCAGAGCAAAAAAGAGGAAATAAAAAATGAACCCATATTACGAACTACCACAGGATGAAGCCGGATACAGCTTTGGTTTCCTGGATGAGTATGCCAAGCGGGAAGTCCGGCGAAATATCCTCAAAGCTATCTGCATACCAGGCTACCAGACCCCCTACGCCTCCCGCGAAATGCCGATGGGGCGAGGCTTCGGCACGGGTGGACTGCAACTGACCCTGAGCCTGATCGGCTGGGGAGACACCCTGAAGGTTATCGATCAGGGAGCGGATGATTCGGTGAACGCAGTCAATTTACGTCATTTTATTGAATTGACCTGCCCCGGAGTGGACACAACGGAACAGACCCGGGAGGCGACGCTCATCCAATCACGTCATCGCGTCCCCGAAAGACAATTGACGAACGCCCAGGTTCTGGTTTTGCAGGTTCCTTATCCGGACCCTCTGGTTGTCGTTGAGCCTTCGGAAGCCCGGCGCAAAATCATGCACGGCGAGGGGGATTATTCACGGCTGCTGACCAAGCTGTACGAAGACATCGTCCGTTTCGATGAAATCACCATCTCGCACCGTTATCCGACGCGCATCAACGGGCATTACGTGCTGGACCCCAGCCCCATTCCACGTTTCGACATACCCAAGCTCAACCAGTCGCCCGCGCTGATCCTGTTCGGAGCCGGGCGTGAAAAAAAAATCTATGCCGTGCCGCCCTACACCAACGCGGAGCCGTTGGCCTTCGACGATATCGCTTTCAGAACCGAGGATTTCACCGACGAGCAGGGGCTGCGGCGATCCTGCCACCGTTGCGGCGCGACGGATTCCTTTTTGGATGAATTCACCCGCGATGACGGCGTGCGAATCTATCAATGCTCCGACTCGGACTACTGCAATCAGGGAATCGTCGCACACATATTATCGGCAGGTGAGG is drawn from Desulfocurvus vexinensis DSM 17965 and contains these coding sequences:
- the phnH gene encoding phosphonate C-P lyase system protein PhnH, which gives rise to MNTDLNSKALASVWSPAAQQLSFRKLMTAFSFPGRIEAMTPEIQNKDFTVLRMILATLTDGEVTVADPHHMIDDHDWSKLETNRETPEKARFIVARGDIAPMFSPGLGSLECPEMGATIILRVEHLGRGEPLVLRGPGIQSVKEVACSGLGAAWLCKRQEWNGAFPLGVDMILFDASRVIALPRTTRITTKEGKSWDM
- a CDS encoding alpha-D-ribose 1-methylphosphonate 5-phosphate C-P-lyase PhnJ, with protein sequence MNPYYELPQDEAGYSFGFLDEYAKREVRRNILKAICIPGYQTPYASREMPMGRGFGTGGLQLTLSLIGWGDTLKVIDQGADDSVNAVNLRHFIELTCPGVDTTEQTREATLIQSRHRVPERQLTNAQVLVLQVPYPDPLVVVEPSEARRKIMHGEGDYSRLLTKLYEDIVRFDEITISHRYPTRINGHYVLDPSPIPRFDIPKLNQSPALILFGAGREKKIYAVPPYTNAEPLAFDDIAFRTEDFTDEQGLRRSCHRCGATDSFLDEFTRDDGVRIYQCSDSDYCNQGIVAHILSAGEAAL
- a CDS encoding carbon-phosphorus lyase complex subunit PhnI, with amino-acid sequence MGYVAIKGGGIAIKGSQEALEALRAAEGEQGVPLSLSAIENQLRLLTSRIVSEGGLYHPRLAALAIKQMQGDTLEAAFALRAYRSTKPRLMSTPVQETSRMRVIRRISSAFKDIPGGQMLGPTYDYALRLMRIDLADESPEVFREIAAKFMADTPGDALPETFPKVVEALRKDGLLPKAPAHDIEPFDITREPLIFPIPRSAVLSSMARAETGSLLALAYSNMRGYGDIHPTIAELRVGYLPVYLPHPVTGEEIEAGEVLITECEVVAMYENSDNKSKPVFTLGYGACFGHNETKAISMAVLDRALQKGMKEGPTNPSEDPEFVVLHVDGVDSMGFANHYKMPHYVTFQSDMDRLRTTQAKAEQKRGNKK